One Augochlora pura isolate Apur16 chromosome 10, APUR_v2.2.1, whole genome shotgun sequence DNA window includes the following coding sequences:
- the LOC144476264 gene encoding lactoylglutathione lyase-like — MNITQLFAHFRLACNRAIKRQSSIFDKQQKMGEPSGLTNNEVQKLCKEPDPATNGYIMQQTMYRIKDPRKSIPFYTEVLGMRLLQKLDVPELKFSLYFMGYENEKDIPSDKRECIEWTLSRKATIELTHNWGTETDPDAQYHNGNSEPRGFGHIGLAVPDVDKACERFEKLNVEFVKKPNDGKMRGIAFIKDPDGYWIEILSPSNVGNLFMNH, encoded by the exons ATGAATATCACACAGTTATTCGCACACTTTCGTCTCGCGTGTAATCGTGCGATCAAGAGACAATCGTCGATATTTGATAAgcaacaaaaa ATGGGTGAACCTTCAGgtttaacaaataatgaaGTACAGAAACTTTGCAAGGAACCTGATCCTGCAACAAATGGATACATTATGCAGCAAACAATGTATCGTATTAAAGATCCAAGGAAGTCAATACCTTTTTATACTGAAGTACTTGGTATGCGTTTATTACAGAAACTTGATGTTCCTGAATTGAAATTCTCTTTGTATTTTATGGGATACGAAAATGAAAAGGATATTCCAAGTGATAAAAGAGAATGTATAGAGTGGACACTTAGCCGCAAAGCTACCATAGAGCTTACTCA TAACTGGGGTACTGAAACAGATCCTGATGCTCAATATCATAATGGAAACAGTGAACCAAGAGGATTTg GTCACATTGGACTTGCAGTACCTGACGTTGACAAAGCATGTGAAAGATTTGAGAAGTTAAATGTAGAGTTTGTGAAGAAGCCTAATGATGGTAAGATGAGAGGAATAGCTTTTATTAAAGATCCTGATGGTTACTGGATTGAAATTCTAAGTCCATCCAATGTTGGAAATTTATTCATGAAtcattaa
- the Tom20 gene encoding translocase of outer membrane 20, protein MTMISKAAMGIAVGIAGIFVGYCFYFDRKRRSDPEFKKKLRERRKIKKKQAEKSSLKFPDMDDHESVQRFFIHEVQLGEEKLTNGDVDGGIAHLANAVAICGQPSQLLQVLQKTLPPQVFYLLLQRLPAIGQKIASQTGMADEELE, encoded by the exons ATGACCATGATTTCGAAGGCTGCGATGGGTATTGCCGTTGGCATAGCTGGAATATTCGTTGGATACTGCTTTTATTTCGACCGAAAGCGTCGCAGCGATCCAGAGTTCAAAAAGAAATTGCGTGAAC gaagaaaaattaagaagaagCAAGCTGAAAAGAGTAGTTTAAAGTTCCCTGATATGGATGATCACGAAAGCGTACAAAGATTCTTCATACATGAA gTTCAGCTTGGAGAAGAAAAACTTACAAACGGTGATGTAGATGGTGGAATTGCACATTTAGCTAATGCAGTTGCAATCTGTGGGCAACCCTCACAATTATTGCAAGTTCTTCAAAAGACACTGCCACCACAAGTTTTTTACCTTTTATTGCAACGATTACCTGCTATTGGCCAG AAAATAGCATCTCAAACTGGAATGGCTGACGAAGAActtgaataa
- the Xpd gene encoding general transcription and DNA repair factor IIH helicase subunit XPD, giving the protein MKISVDGLLVYFPYDYIYPEQYAYMLELKRGLDAKGHCLLEMPSGTGKTITLLSLIVAYMLEHPLDVTKLIYCSRTVPEIEKVIEELKKLMDYYDKETEDKPKIVGLVLSSRKNLCIHPEVSREREGKIVDGRCHSLTASYVRERHNYDESAPICNFYEGFDLEGKEQIVPPGIYSIDDLKEYGRDRNWCPYFLARFTILHAQIVVYSYHYLLDPKIAETVSKELSKSSVVVFDEAHNIDNVCIDSMSVKINRRSLEKSSANIQLLEKTVAEMREDDVNKLKEEYDRLVEGLKDAQVARETDIILSNPVLPDEVLHEVVPGNIRNAEHFVSFLKRFVEYLKTRLRVQHVIQESPAAFLRDVQSKVSIERKPLRFCAERLATLLRTMEISDLTDFSPIILVTHLATLVATYTKGFTIIVEPYDDKTPNVLNPILQFSCVDSSIAMKPIFDRFQSVVITSGTLSPLDMYPKILNFHPVIMSSFTMTLARPCLLPMIISKGNDQVAISSKYETREDVAVIRNYGQLLVEFASTVPDGLVCFFTSYLYMESVVAAWYDQGVVDQLQRHKLLFIETQDSAETSLALINYIKACESGRGAVLLSVARGKVSEGVDFDHHLGRAVLMFGIPYVYTQSRILKARLEYLRDQFQIRENDFLTFDAMRHAAQCVGRAIRGKTDYGIMVFADKRFSRIDKRSKLPKWIQEHLTDNLCNLSTEEAVQISKRWLRQMAQPFTRENQLGLSLLTREQLEKEEYSKIEQQAQQN; this is encoded by the exons ATGAA AATCAGCGTTGACGGCTTACTAGTATATTTTCCTTACGATTACATTTATCCAGAGCAATATGCGTACATGCTCGAACTCAAACGTGGCCTGGATGCGAaa GGCCACTGTTTGTTGGAAATGCCTTCTGGCACTGGCAAAACAATCACTCTGTTGTCCTTAATTGTAGCTTACATGTTGGAACATCCATTGgatgttacaaaattaatttattgctcCCGTACTGTAccagaaattgaaaaagttatagAAGAGTTAAAGAAACTTATGGATTATTATGACAAAGAAACGGAGGATAAACCAAAAATTGTTGGCTTAGTGCTTAGCTCTCGAAAAAATTTGTGTATTCATCCAGAG GTCAGCAGGGAACGTGAAGGTAAAATTGTTGATGGACGTTGTCATTCTCTCACAGCATCTTACGTCCGTGAAAGGCATAATTATGATGAATCTGCACCCATCTGCAATTTCTATGAGGGATTTGACTTGGAAGGTAAAGAACAAATCGTGCCACCAGGAATATACTCAATTGATGATTTGAAAGAATATGGAAGGGACCGTAATTGGTGCCCGTACTTTCTTGCAAGATTTACG attttacatGCTCAAATTGTAGTGTACAGTTACCATTACTTATTAGATCCTAAAATTGCTGAAACTGTATCAAAAGAGTTAAGCAAATCTTCTGTTGTGGTTTTTGATGAAGCCCACAATATAGACAATGTATGCATTGATTCAATgagtgtaaaaataaataggcGATCATTGGAGAAAAGTTCTGCTAATATACAGTTGCTTGAAAAAACAGTAGCAGA GATGAGAGAGGATGatgtaaacaaattaaaggAAGAATATGATAGATTAGTAGAAGGGCTGAAAGATGCACAAGTGGCTAGAGAaactgatattattttatctaatcCTGTTTTACCAGATGAAGTTTTACATG AGGTGGTTCCTGGTAATATAAGAAACGCAGAACATTTTGTTAGTTTCCTAAAACGTTTTGTGGAATACTTAAAAACACGTTTACGTGTACAACACGTAATACAAGAATCGCCTGCTGCATTCTTAAGAGATGTACAATCAAAAGTTTCAATAGAACGTAAACCATTAAGATTTTGCGCCGAACGATTGGCGACTCTGCTACGCACTATGGAAATAAGTGATTTAACTGATTTTTCACCAATTATCCTGGTCACTCACCTTGCAACATTAGTTGCAACATATACGAAAGgatttacaattattgtagaaCCTTATGATGATAAAACACCCAATGTTCTAAATCCAATTCTTCAATTTAGTTGCGTAGATTCATCCATTGCAATGAAGCCTATATTTGATAGATTTCAATCTGTGGTGATCACATCAGGAACATTGTCACCTTTAGACATGTatcctaaaatattaaattttcatccaGTGATAATGTCATCTTTTACTATGACATTGGCTAGACCATGTCTTTTACCTATG ATCATATCAAAAGGTAATGATCAAGTAGCAATTTCGTCCAAATATGAAACAAGAGAAGATGTTGCTGTTATAAGAAATTATGGTCAATTATTAGTCGAGTTTGCGTCAACCGTTCCTGATGGTTTAGTTTGCTTTTTTACCTCGTATTTGTACATGGAATCTGTGGTGGCTGCATG GTATGACCAAGGTGTTGTAGACCAACTGCAGAGGCACAAGTTACTATTTATTGAAACTCAGGATTCTGCGGAAACGAGCCTAGcacttattaattatataaaggCATGTGAAAGTGGAAGAGGCGCTGTTCTTCTTTCAGTAGCGCGTGGTAAAGTATCGGAAGGAGTAGATTTTGATCATCATTTAGGCAGAGCTGTTCTTATGTTTGGAATTCCTTATGTATATACGCAATCACGTATTTTAAAAGCACGTCTCGAATATCTTCGTGATCAATTCCAA ATCAGagaaaacgattttttaacttttgatGCCATGAGACATGCAGCACAATGTGTCGGTCGTGCAATCAGAGGAAAAACTGATTACGGTATAATGGTGTTTGCAGACAAG agatTTTCAAGAATAGATAAAAGAAGTAAATTACCAAAATGGATACAGGAACATTTAACTGATAATTTGTGTAACTTGTCGACTGAAGAAGCTGTGCAG aTAAGCAAGCGATGGTTACGTCAAATGGCACAACCGTTCACACGTGAGAACCAATTAGGATTATCGTTGTTAACGCGAGAACAACTTGAAAAAGAGGAATATAGTAAGATCGAGCAGCAGGcgcaacaaaattaa
- the LOC144475676 gene encoding WD repeat and HMG-box DNA-binding protein 1-like encodes MDDDPAASCVSEQAISVISKNGKIFVGNDNNTVQILNYPDLEKEGIVTRFSAPVSALATTKDSNIIVSGSCDMRIHVTDINTSDNIELFGHEAPVLGLSLDPKEEFVASSSADGSVRVWNIKEKRVVNVWNNIVPKSNSFFTAKVYCTPSFETKDGSCLAYPHGKDVVVVERTSWKELFHLRCINIKGDINICKFSECGKFIAASTVNGEIIVWNAITRDLIGYIEHQQNTKITSLAWNLDVPDEIAFCDHLGQLGCIDVTFPDKANDNEEATETNGDIKENDILMDEEDDDGENVISLDKIKASVNLEDDQKSHSDVDSVKQQIEANIFTPEFNLQPPFQPGSSPAHLLARFMVWNDTGMVRCFTSEDDDESSIEVEFHDVTIHRSMHINNYLKHTIAALSPYALVMNCPSSSDTRSKLVVIALQGWGSGNKEWFLDLPEDEEGQCVAAGDTFVALATSKRNLRLFTVGGTQREIISLPGPVVAMSGLKNALVIAYHNGIAASGDQNMNLLWIQIRGLTLFSRKLSLPLSPSSELMWIGISDLGSPVIVDADDVIRVYNKKSSLWKVASDLSRQSKGKADHYFIIGISEQQSIARCVLCKGSHYPPTTPRPVITEISLVPPICEPESEKSEKELNLWKLGINPAEEHEIVLSLFALACRRTFEYRAVELCEQFASEKVIELAIKYARKMNKMALSNKLESIADMKEDEKETTQAEITKDNDIEETKSDDEVQNDDIEESTISLTSQKKPDVEIKPLSMSESLSMRRSNPFLKSGNSLPVKGLAGLDTAPEKAQKQSTPNPPKPKAKETKDGPKKETFVSWYAKNKKDLQEEFPELSTSDLMKQALARYKEKDATPQNNGTTESKKRKLSSDDEQNKPKRASSKVLSSFAFG; translated from the exons ATGGATGATGATCCAGCTGCAAGTTGTGTTTCAGAACAAGCTATATCAGTAATATCAAAg aatggaaaaatatttgttggtaatgataataacacAGTTCAAATACTCAACTATCCTGATCTGGAGAAAGAAGGAATAGTTACTAGGTTTTCAGCACCTGTGTCTGCATTAGCAACCACAAAGGacagtaatattatagtatcagGCTCATG TGACATGAGAATACACGTTACGGATATTAATACATCAGATAACATAGAACTGTTTGGTCATGAAGCACCAGTATTAGGTTTATCATTGGACCCTAAAGAAGAGTTTGTG GCGTCATCAAGCGCAGATGGATCTGTACGAGTATGGAATATTAAAGAGAAACGTGTTGTCAATGTTTGGAATAACATTGTACCCAAatctaattcattttttacggCAAAAGTATATTGTACTCCTTCCTTTGAAACTAAAGATGGAAGTTGTCTTGCATATCCACATGGGAAAGATGTAGTTGTAGTGGAAAGAACTTCTtggaaagaattatttcacttaAGATGTATTAACATAAAAGGT GATATTAATATCTGCAAATTTTCTGAATGTGGCAAATTTATTGCTGCAAGCACTGTAAAtggtgaaataattgtttggaATGCAATAACAAGAGATTTGATTGGGTATATCGAACATCAGCAAAACACTAAAATTACTTCATTGGCCTGGAATCTTGATGTACCAGATGAAATTGCATTCTGTGATCATTTAGGCCAGTTAGGGTGCATTGATGTA ACATTTCCTGATAAAGCTAACGACAATGAAGAAGCTACGGAAACGAACGgagatataaaagaaaatgatattttaatggacgaagaagacgacgatggagaaaatgttatatcgttagataaaattaaagcGTCCGTGAATCTCGAAGACGATCAAAAAAGCCATTCCGATGTAGATTCTGTGAAACAACAGATagaagcaaatatttttacaccagaatttaatttgcaaccTCCTTTTCAACCGGGTTCATCTCCGGCTCATTTGTTAGCTCGTTTTATG GTTTGGAATGACACTGGCATGGTAAGATGTTTTACTTCTGAAGATGACGATGAGAGTAGTATCGAAGTTGAATTTCATGATGTTACAATTCATCGTAGCATGCacatcaataattatttaaaacatacaATAGCAGCTTTATCTCCGTATGCGCTTGTAATGAATTGTCCTTCAAGCAGCGACACGCGAAGTAAACTCGTTGTAATAGCGTTGCAGG GTTGGGGTTCAGGGAATAAAGAATGGTTCTTAGATCTTCCTGAAGATGAAGAAGGACAATGTGTTGCCGCTGGTGATACCTTCGTAGCACTTGCAACATCAAAAAGGAATTTAAGACTGTTTACAGTAGGAGGCACGCAACGTGAAATTATATCTCTACCGGGTCCAGTAGTTGCAATGAGTGGGCTTAAAAATGCTCTAGTAATTGCCTACCATAATGGAATAG ctGCATCCGGTGATCAAAATATGAATTTGCTATGGATTCAAATTCGTGGCTTAACTTTATTCAGCCGAAAATTGTCTCTTCCACTCTCTCCGTCATCAGAACTTATGTGGATAGGAATTTCCGACCTTGGATCTCCTGTTATCGTGGATGCCGATGACGTCATTAGAGTTTACAACAAGAAATCATCTCTTTGGAAAGTTGCCAGCGACTTATCTCGACAA TCCAAAGGCAAAGCCGATCACTATTTCATCATTGGAATTAGCGAACAGCAAAGCATTGCTCGCTGTGTTTTATGTAAAGGAAGTCATTATCCACCGACAACGCCCCGCCCtgtaataacagaaatatcttTAGTTCCACCGATATGCGAACCCGAAAGTGAAAAGTCTGagaaagaattgaatttgtgGAAATTGGGTATCAATCCTGCTGAAGAGCACGAAATAGTGTTGTCTCTATTTGCg ctcGCCTGTAGAAGGACTTTCGAATATCGAGCAGTGGAACTGTGTGAACAATTTGCTTCCGAGAAAGTTATAGAATTGGCAATTAAGTAtgcgagaaaaatgaataaaatggctctgtcgaataaattagaatCTATCGCCGATATGAAGGAAGACGAGAAAGAAACAACGCAGGCGGAGATAACTAAAGATAACGATATAGAAGAAACTAAAAGCGATGATGAGGTTCAAAATGATGACATCGAAGAATCAACAATTTCGTTGACTAGTCAGAAAAAACCAGATGTAGAAATTAAACCTTTGTCTATGAGCGAATCGTTATCGATGAGACGAAGTAATCCATTTTTGAAAAGTGGAAACTCGCTTCCGGTCAAAG GATTGGCTGGATTAGATACCGCTCCAGAAAAAGCACAGAAGCAGTCAACACCTAATCCTCCAAAACCGAAGGCAAAGGAGACTAAAGATGGCCCTAAAAAGGAAACGTTTGTTAGTTGGTACGCCAAAAACAAGAAAGACTTGCAGGAAGAATTTCCCGAATTAAGTACTAGCGACCTAATGAAACAGGCTTTGGCAAGGTACAAGGAAAAAGATGCGACCCCACAAAATAACGGTA
- the LOC144476263 gene encoding BRO1 domain-containing protein BROX, translating to MAHWFHRNMLKATTNQKFETKLSNATDSTKKLCSDLKLSRIRLLDLIKNPNNSIDSVEPAFHSYLSLLYGFMWEINSSAEQDQHSGCPNPSKLRNVHVFKWTHTLLGSNTYSRADAFYEAANMSVNVGLWFMKHAAMLAAKDDINMNEAKDVHTMLRRAAGIFTFVQTEFLPKLADPPPIGSDLDPRILIVYVNQCTAEAQEVTVARAVELKHNASLISALANETSKLFVDAANILRPLKPEISAQWIKYLTLKASFYRSYAYNYCGENLLAMDKCGEAIKALQESEACLKKANALCQEYSKIKGPAPRVKPDEHAVFKRLAPTVKLTLDKCNRENGLIYHHTIPGEVPVLDTKATFGLVSPIDFKMQPHHPLWNSNIYNELCTLRPATIEKEQNLPPVKEGEVHHSTKDPTNESGCTLQ from the exons ATGGCCCACTGGTTTCATCGGAATATGCTAAAAGCAACGACAAATCAAAAATTTGAAACCAAATTGAGCAATGCCACTGATTCTACAAAGAAACTGTGCAG tgatttaAAACTGTCAAGAATACGTCTTTTAGACTTGATAAAAAATCCGAATAATTCGATTGATTCTGTAGAACCAGCTTTCCATAGTTACTTAAGTTTACTGTATGGATTTATGTGGGAAATAAATTCATCTGCTGAGCAAGATCAACATAGCGGATGTCCAAATCCTAGTAAACTTAGAAATGTACATGTATTCAAGTGGACGCACACATTATTGGGATCAAATactta ttctAGAGCTGATGCTTTTTATGAAGCAGCTAATATGAGTGTAAATGTAGGACTTTGGTTTATGAAACATGCTGCGATGCTTGCTGCTAAAGATGA CATAAATATGAATGAAGCAAAGGATGTACATACAATGCTCAGGAGAGCTGCAGGAATATTTACTTTTGTACAAACAGAGTTCTTGCCAAAATTGGCAGATCCTCCACCAATTGGAAGCGATCTGGATCCACGAATACTAATTGTATATGTAAATCAGTGTACAGCAGAAGCACAAGAAG TTACAGTGGCAAGAGCAGTGGAATTAAAGCATAATGCTAGCTTAATATCAGCTTTAGCTAATGAAACAAGTAAATTGTTCGTAGATGCTGCTAATATTTTACGTCCGCTTAAGCCGGAGATATCGGCTCAAtggattaaatatttgacactGAAAGCGTCATTTTATCGATCCTAT GCTTATAACTATTGCGGTGAGAATTTATTGGCTATGGATAAATGTGGGGAAGCTATTAAAGCTTTGCAAGAAAGTGAGGCTTGCCTAAAAAAGGCTAATGCATTATGTCAAgagtatagtaaaataaaaggacCTGCTCCTAGAGTAAAGCCTGATGAACATGCTGTATTTAAACGGCTGGCTCCTACAGTCAAACTTACTCTTGACAAATGTAATCGAGAAAATGGTTTAAT ttatcACCATACAATACCCGGAGAAGTCCCAGTATTAGACACAAAAGCCACTTTTGGTTTGGTGAGTCCTATCGATTTTAAAATGCAGCCTCACCATCCTCTTTGGAATTCGAATATATACAATGAATTATGTACCTTAAGACCGGCCACTATAGAAAAGGAACAAAATTTGCCACCTGTTAAAGAGGGTGAAGTTCATCACAGCACAAAGGATCCTACAAATGAAAGTGGCTGTACATTGCAATAA
- the LOC144476187 gene encoding tubulin-specific chaperone E-like → MVEDKKYEIGSRIECDGHRGTLKYVGPVGNTKGQWLGIDWDDFTRGKHNGTYEGVEYFKARHPTSGSFIRPGKAKFGISCSQAIKIRYGLINDELAGIDRDTLMSLQKEINAPFLEVVGFSKVNRKQSKFDQLRMVWLRDQYVSDAGKPGELEELCVNLEELDISRNLINSWRIVADICCQLHSLTGLNVSENYLPIEENMESLSTSFLMVEDLNMARMNYNWFDIQQCMCMFPSIQELSVSFNTVSIIQKPLEDENLMKIFRLTLEGNLISSWDEVLKLGSLPRLEYLNLNLNKIDEIRFPTVEPTAKTSAFPVLRQLHLSQNNISEWRSISELEKLNNLEELKFRENPVLKDENLETARQLIIARISKLKILNGTEIALGERRGAEYDYLKLHLLKWVESENNTDNRKAFIIEHPRYVALVEKYGISGIPSARPKVEMISNVITVEFSCPDHPSQPRGIKRKLLKDMEVQKVIGLAQRLFRTGGKIPALSFIQRNLSEIEIPLDKPLQELSYYSIQDGDQVLVRW, encoded by the exons ATGGTAGAAgacaaaaaatatgaaattggcAGCCGAATTGAGTGTGATGGACACAGAGgtacattaaaatatgttgGTCCCGTTGGAAACACAAAAGGACAGTGGCTCGGTATTGACTGGGATGATTTTACTCGTGGTAAACACAATGGAACTTATGAAGGAGTAGAATATTTCAAAGCTAG GCATCCTACATCGGGTTCATTTATACGCCCTGGTAAAGCAAAATTTGGCATCTCCTGTTCACAAGCTATAAAGATTCGTTATGGTCTCATCAATGATGAATTAGCAGGCATCGATAGAGACACATTAATGAGCTTACAAAAGGAAATTAATGCTCCATTTCTGGAAGTTGTTGGTTTCTCGAAAGTGAATAGAAAACAAAGTAAATTTGACCAGTTGCGAATGGTATGGCTCAGAGATCAATATGTTAGTGATGCTGGTAAACCTGGTGAACTAGAAGAATTATGTGTAAATTTGGAAGAGTTAGATATATCTAGAAACTTAATTAACAGTTGGAGAATTGTAGCAGATATTTGTTGTCAGCTTCATTCTCTTACTGGCCTTAATGTCAGTGAAAATTATCTACCGATTGAAGAAAATATGGAGTCATTAAGTACCTCATTTTTAATGGTTGAAGATTTAAACATGGCAAGAATGAATTATAACTGGTTTGATATTCAACAATGTATGTGTATGTTTCCATCTATCCAGGAACTTTCAGTCTCGTTTAATACAGTCAGCATTATACAGAAACCACTAGAAGATGAAAACTTAATGAAGATATTTAGATTAACGCTTgaaggaaatttaatatccAGTTGGGATGAAGTCCTTAAATTGGGTTCACTTCCACG CTTAGAATAcctcaatttaaatttaaataagataGACGAAATAAGATTTCCAACTGTTGAACCAACAGCGAAAACTTCGGCCTTTCCAGTTTTGCGACAATTACACCTATCGCAGAATAACATATCGGAG tgGCGATCTATATCGGAATTAGAGaaacttaataatttagaagAGCTGAAATTTAGAGAAAATCCAGTTTTGAAAGACGAAAATTTAGAGACGGCACGACAGTTAATAATAgcaagaatttcgaaattaaagaTTTTGAATGGCACTGAAATAGCACTGGGTGAAAGACGGGGTGCAGAATACGATTATTTGAAGCTGCATTTACTTAAATGGGTTGAGAGTGAAAATAATACGGACAACAGAAAAGCATTCATAATTGAACATCCTCGATATGTAGCATTGGTCGAGA AATATGGAATTTCTGGCATCCCATCAGCTAGACCAAAAGTGGAAATGATTTCCAACGTTATCACGGTAGAATTTTCATGCCCAGATCATCCGAGTCAACCCAGAGGAATCAAAAGGAAACTTTTAAAAGATATGGAGGTTCAGAAAGTTATAGGACTTGCACAGCGACTTTTTAGGACAGGAGGAAAAATACCTGCTCTGTCATTTATACAACGTAAT ttATCTGAAATCGAAATTCCTTTGGACAAACCACTTCAAGAACTAAGCTACTACTCAATACAAGACGGAGATCAAGTTCTTGTGAGGTGGTGA
- the L(3)02640 gene encoding porphobilinogen deaminase-like protein l(3)02640, whose amino-acid sequence MTSADTRDVIRVGSRKSELALIQTRHVIQCLKEYHPKKEFEIVTMSTKGDKILDKSLPKIGEKSLFTEELELALEHGRVDFVVHSLKDLPTSLPEGMALGAILKREDPRDAVVMSKKYKDKTLSTLPEGCVIGTSSLRRSAQLARNMPHLKVENIRGNLNTRLKKLDDKEGPYAAIILAAAGLKRMNWEDRISELLEPEDTLYAVGQGALGVECRESDLKLLPLLEPLYDVETTIRCVCERSFLKTLGGGCSAPVAVSSTLIDKELTITGAVWSLDGQEEIKDTLKSKLYIPDDDGKPPRKCPYREPKLYCSVTPGKVSGISLMGAEQLGKDLAKCLIKKNALRVMVEARNEILNSK is encoded by the exons ATGACGAGCGCGGACACACGTGACGTAATCCGTGTCGGATCTCGGAAAAGTGAG TTGGCATTAATTCAAACAAGGCATGTTATACAGTGTTTGAAAGAATATCATCCAAAAAAGGAGTTTGAAATAG TTACAATGTCTACCAAAGGAGATAAGATTTTGGATAAATCTTTACCAAAAATCGGTGAGAAGTCCTTGTTTACAGAAGAGTTGGAGCTAGCTTTAGAACATGGACGCGTTGATTTTGTAGTACATTCATTGAAGGATTTACCCACATCACTGCCAGAAGGAATGGCTCTAGGTGCAATATTAAA acgTGAAGATCCACGTGATGCAGTTGTTatgtctaaaaaatataaggaCAAAACATTATCTACGTTGCCTGAAGGTTGTGTAATTGGCACTAGTTCATTGCGTAGATCAGCTCAGTTAGCTAGAAATATGCCACAtttaaaagtagaaaatattcgtGGTAACTTAAATACTAGATTGAAAAAGTTAGATGATAAAGAGGGACCTTATGCAGCTATTATTTTGGCAGCTGCTGGTTTAAAGAGAATGAATTGGGAAGATAGAATAAGTgag TTGTTAGAACCAGAGGATACATTGTATGCTGTGGGGCAAGGTGCATTAGGAGTCGAATGCCGGGAGTCTGATTTGAAATTATTGCCCCTTTTGGAACCTTTGTACGATGTGGAAACAACAATAAGATGTGTATGTGAACGCTCTTTCTTGAAAACACTAGGTGGTGGATGTTCTGCGCCTGTCGCGGTTTCGTCGACATTGATAGATAAAGAACTTACTATTACTGGTGCAGTATGGTCTTTGGATGGACAGGAAGAGATCAAAGATactttaaaaagtaaattgtATATACCTGACGACGACGGAAAACCTCCAAg AAAATGTCCGTATCGTGAACCGAAGCTGTACTGTAGCGTTACTCCCGGTAAAGTAAGCGGTATAAGTTTAATGGGTGCTGAACAACTAGGAAAGGATCTTGCAAAGTGccttattaagaaaaatgctCTTCGTGTTATGGTTGAggcgagaaatgaaattttgaattcgAAATAG